Sequence from the Pararhizobium gei genome:
AGCATTTCCGGCGGCAAGACGGATTGGAGATTGAACGATGACGATAATCGCTGAGACGACATCCACGGCACCACCGGCAATTGCCGCAAAAAAAGCGTCGGACAAGACGCTGTGGCTGCTTTTGCCGGGCGTTCTGTGGATGCTTCTTTTCCTTGTCGTTCCCATGCTGATGATGGTTTACGTCTCGTTCTGGACGCAGACCACGTTCAAGATCAGCCCGATCCTGACGGTCCAGAGCTGGGTGACATTCTTCACCAGCGAAACCTATCTGAGCGCGCTCTGGACGACGGTTCGGATATGGCTGATCGTCCTCGTCGCAACTCTTCTCGTCGGTTATCCGGCCGCGCTTTATGTCGGGCTTTTCGTGCGCAACAAGACCGTCCAGACCGCGCTTCTGGTGCTCTGCGTCATTCCCTTCTGGACATCGTTTCTCATCCGCGTTCTGGCCTGGCGACCGATGCTGGGGAAAGAGGGCGCGATCAACCTCATCCTGCAGGCGCTCGGCGTCATCGACACGCCCATTGAAGTTCTCCTGTTTTCCGAGCTTTCGGTGATCATCGGCATGACGCAGATCTATTGCGTCTTCATGGTCGGCCCCATCGCCTTCATGATGGGCCGTATCGACCAGAGCGTCATCGAGGCGGCGCAGGATATGGGTGCCGGCTTCTGGCGTATCTTCCGCACAATCATTCTGCCGCTGACGATGCCCGGCGTTGTCGTTGGCGCCATCTTCGTCTCGGTCATGGTGCTCGGCGAATTCGCAACCGCCGCTGCCCTTTCCGGACGCAAGGTCAATCTGCTCGGCAATATCATCGTCACTCAGGTCGGATCGCTGAAATGGGCCTTTGCCGCCGTCGTCGGCGTGGTTCTCACCATCCTCATGGGCATCGTGGTGGCGGCGCTGCTGCGGATCGTCGATCTCAGAAAGGCGCTTTGAGCCATGAATTCCAGCGGTACAAAATTCGCGCTTGGCGTCTACACCGGCCTCTTTCTGGTGTTCCTCTATGCGCCCATGGTGGTTCTCGGCATTCTGTCGTTCCAGACGGGGCCGGAGGGCGGACCGCAGTTCCCGATCATCGAGTGGTCGACCTATTGGTACCAACATCTGTTCGGCTTCACGCCACCCTCGCGCATCGCACCATTGCCCATCAACGAGGCCCTGTTCCGCTCACTGGCCCTGTCGGTCATGACGATGATCGTCTCAACGGTGCTGGGCGTCAGTTCAGCGCAGGCCTTCCGCCGCAAATTCAAGGGGTCCGGCGTCGCATTCTATCTCATCGTTCTCGGCATGATGGTGCCGGGCGTGCTTGTCGGTCTCGGCATGGCGCTGGTTGCCAACGTGCTGGGTATCGACCGCCACTGGTGGGGTACGGCCTTCGTGCTGCATGTCGTCTACACCTATCCCTTCGCCTTCCTCGTCATGCTGGCGATCCTCAACCGCTTCGATCCGAGCGTCGAGGAGGCCGCCTGGTCGCTGGGCGTGTCGCCGATCAAGACCTTTCGCAAGATCACCTTTCCGCTGATCTTTCCGGGCGTTCTGTCGGCCATGTTGTTCGCCTTCACGCTCTCTTACGATGAATTTTCACGAACGCTGTTTGCCTCGGGCCGCGATCTGACACTGCCTCTGGCCATCTACGGGACATTCTCGGTCGAGGTGCACCCGAACGTCTTCGCCTTCGGTGTTCTGACAACAATCTTCTCCTTCGCACTTCTCGGTGTCTACGCCGCGCTGATGACGCTTTCCATCCGCCGCGCCAAACGCATCGCCATTCAGGAGGAAGCATGATGTCGTCAGCTATGGTCCCCTCCGCCATTGTAACTGGAGCCGGTTCCGGCATCGGCCGCGCCATTGCCCATCGGCTGGCATCGGACGGCTACGCGGTTGTCGTCAACGATCTGAAGATCGAGGCGGCGCAGGGTGTCACAGACGAGATTTCAGCAGCAGGCGGCAAGGCCAAGGCGGTGGCCGGCGACGTTTCCTCAGAGGCGGATACGGCGGCCATCCACAAGGCTGGGGTCGATGCTTTCGGCGATACGACACTGCTCGTCAATTGCGCCGGCATCGTCCATCAGGCGCTGTTCGAAAATCTTCACGTGGACGATTTCGACCGGATGTTCGCCGTGCATGTGCGTGGCACGTTCCTGATGACGAAGCTGGTTCTTCCCGCCATGCTCACCGCCCGCTCCGGCGTCATCATCAACATCGCCTCGCAACTCGGCCAGATCGGCGGGATCGAACTGTCGCATTATGCGGCGGCTAAATCCGCGATCATCGGTCTGACGAAGTCGCTGGCGCGTGAAGTGTCGAGCCGCGGTGTGCGCGTCAATGCCGTTGCCCCCGGCCCGATCAACACGCCACTGGTGCGCGCCCTGTCCGAGGACTGGCAGGCGCGAAAAGCAGCCGAACTGCCGCTTGGCCGCTTCGGCGAGCCGGAAGAGGTGGCCGCCACCGTTTCGTTTCTCGCATCGCCCGCAGCCAGCCTGTTCGTCGGCCAGACACTTGGTCCGAACTCCGGCGATGTGATGCTTTAAGCACAGGAAAAACCGACATGACCGCTACGTCCCGCATAGTTTTAATCACCGGCGCCGGCATCGGCATCGGGCATTCGACCGCGAAAGCCTTTGCAACGCTTGGTGATCATGTTGTCGTCACCGATGTTCTGGAAGCAGAAGGCAAAGCGACCGTTGCCGCCATCGAGGCTGCCGGCGGCTCGGCGGAATTCGCGCATCTCGATGTCCGCTCCACAGCCGCTGTGGATACGCTGGTGGCCGATGTCGAAGCCCGCCATGGCCGCATCGACGTTATCGTCGCCAATGCTGGAATTGCCCACAAGTCGCCGCTCGATGTGCTGACCGACGAAAAATGGGAGCTGACCTTCGATATCGATCTCAAAGGTATTTTTCGCGTCGTTCGGGCGGCAGCCCCCGGAATGAAGGCACGCAAGAGCGGCGCGGTGATTGCCTTGTCGTCGATCATGGGCACGTCCTACGGCTGGGACGAGCATGTGCATTATTCGGCAGCGAAAGCCGGCGTCGTCGGTCTGGTTCGCGGACTGGCGGTCGAGCTTGCCCGTGACGGCATCCGCGTCAACGGCATGGCGCCCGGATATATCCGCACGGCGCAGCTTCTGTCCGAGGAAAATTCGCTGGGTGCGGCCGGAGCCGAAAGGGCGGGAGAATTCATTCCCATGGGGCGCATCGGGGAACCGGAAGAGATCGCCGATGTCATCACCTTTCTCGCATCGCATGGCGCAAGATACATGACCGGCCAGGTTCTGGTCGTGGATGGCGGTCTCCTCGTGGGCCGATACTGACGGTACTGCCTGATAAACGATGGGCGTCCAATAAAGGACGCCCTGGGGAACAAAAAGAAACCGGAGAAAGACAATGACAATTTCGATGGAAATGAATCGTCGTTCGCTGCTGAAGCGATCTGCTGGTGCCATGGCGCTGGCCATGGGTGGCGGCACCCACTTCCTGTCGTCGAGCGCTGCCTATGCGCAGGCCTCGCTTGCAAGCCAGGAACTGCGCACGGTCGGCCTGTCGGTGACGGTCCAGGAACGTATCCTCGCCGACTTCAAGAAGGCAAGCGGCGTCGGCTCCACCTCGGGCACCGCAGCCACCTTCCCGGATGCGCAGACCCGCATCCTCTCCGGCTCCAAGGACTATGATGTCTGGGAAACCATTGGCGAGCGGCTCCCCTCCGTCGTCATGACCGACAATGCCGAGCCGATCGAAACATCGGCTCTGAAGAACTGGTCCAATATCCGCGATATCTTCACCAAGGCGGATCCGAAATTCGATCCCAAGGCGCAGATCGTCGGCCAGATCTGGACGGACGAAAACCAGACGTCGCTCTGGATGGTTCCGACCGTCTTCAACTTCGATTCGATCGGCTACAACCCGGAGGTTCTGTCCGACGAGGAAGCCAACAGCTGGACGGCGATCTTCGATAGCAAGTACAAGGGTAAATCCGGCCTCAACACGGATCCTCTGACAGCCTTCGGCCAGGCCGTCATGGCGATGAACACACTCGGTCTTTCGGATGTGAAGAACCCCGGCAACCCAACGGCCGCCGAGATGGACGAGGCTGCCAAATTCCTGATCTCCAAGAAGAAGGAAGGGCAGTTCCGCGCTCTCTGGGGCGATTTCGGCGAACTCGTCAACTTCCTGGCTTCCGGCGAAATCGTTGTCTGCGACGCCTGGCAGCCTGCCGTCATGGCCGTCAAGGCACAGGGCAAGGCGTGCAAATACGCGATTCCCAAGGAAGGCTATCGCGGCTGGTCGATCGGCAACACCATGCTGAAGGGCACCCCGAACAAGGAAGCCGTCATCGCCTATTCCGACTACTGGCTTTCGGGCGAGCCGGGTATCACCGTTTCCGAGCAGGGCTATTATTCGCCGACGACCAACATCAAGGACGTGATGGCGCCGGAAAAATATGCCTTCTGGTACGAAGGCAAGCCATGGGTGGGGGCCGCCGAACGCGGCATCAAGGAAGGCGACCTGCGTGACGGCGGCTCGCTGGAGACCCGCGCGGCCAACGTCGCCTACTGGCACCAGTGGCCGGATGAATATGATCACCTCATTCAGAAGTGGGACGAGTTTTTGAGCGCGTAAAAGCGATCGTCCCCTCCCCCCGTTTACGGGGGGAGGGTCAAAGCGAGGGAGCATTGTGTGCTCGACGCAGTTCTATCCGGAGCAACGCCATGATTCATGATCTCGAACTTTATCAAGTCGGCAAGGTCTACGACAACGGCACGCCTGCCGTCATCGATTTCAATCTTGCTGTCAACAAGGGCGAGTTCATCGCATTCCTCGGCCCCTCCGGATGCGGCAAGACGACGACACTTAGGATGATCGCCGGGTTCGAAAGCATCTCTTCCGGCAATATGATGATCAAAGGCGTTCGCATGAACGACATCAGCCCGGCGCAGCGGCCGACCTCGATGATTTTCCAGAACTACGCGCTGTTCCCGCACATGACGGTACGCAACAATGTCGGCTACGGCCTTGACGTCAAGGGCATGGCGAAAGCGGAGCGCAACGCCAAGGTGGACCGGATTCTCGCCACGCTCGGCCTTGAGGACATTGCCGAAAACAAGCCGGACAAGCTCTCCGGCGGCCAGCGCCAACGTATCGCGCTTGCCCGCGGTCTTGTTGTCGAGCCCGATATCCTGCTTCTCGACGAGCCGCTCGGCGCACTCGACGCCAATCTGCGCAAGACGATCCAGAACGAGCTGAAGCTTTTGCAGAAGACGCTTGGCGTCACCTTCGTTTTCGTCACCCATGCCCAGTCTGAAGCGCTGGCGCTATCGGACCGCATCGTGGTGATGAACCAGGGCCGCGTCGAGCAGATCAGCCCTCCGCATCAACTGTACACAAGGCCAAACACGCCGTTCGTGGCGCAGTTCATCGGCCGCAACACGATTTTCAAAGGTGCGGTCGGGGGTAAAAATGCAGGCCACACCGTGGTGAATACGCCCTTCGGCGTGCTGACCGGTGATGCGAATGGCGAGATGGCCGATGGCGCCAATGCATCGGTTGTCATTCCGGCCGAAGCGATCGAGGTCCACGCCAGTGCCTCAGGTCGACGCGAGGAAATCTCGCGGCTGTCCGGCGGCAATGTCATCGATGCGAAGATCCGCCGTTTCGATGTGGTCGGGCATATCTCCCATCTGCAGGTGGCGCTTCCTGACGGGCGCATGCTGTCGCTCGAAGCGCATGTTGATAAATACCCGCCGGGGGCCTTCCCCGTCGATGCGGACGTCACGCTGGCCTGGAAGCCCGAACGGGCCACCGTCATCCCGGCGCATTGAACGAGAGCCCGAACACAGTCGAGCCAAACCCCAGAAAACCACACAAGGAGTACAAGAATGGCAAAGGAAATTTTCTGCAGCTTCGGCATTGATGTCGATGCAGTCGCAGGCTGGCTCGGGTCCTATGGCGGTGAGGATTCGCCTGACGATATTTCGCGTGGCCTGTTTGCCGGTGAAGTCGGCAGCCCTCGCCTGCTAAAGCTGTTCGACCGCTTCGGCATCAAGACCACATGGTTCATCCCCGGCCATTCCATCGAGACATTTCCCGAGCAGATGCAGGCCGTCGCCGATGCCGGCCATGAAATCGGCATTCACGGCTATACCCATGAAAACCCGATTGCCATGACCCGGGAGCAGGAAATCCAGGTTCTCGACAAGTGCATCGAACTGGTTACCAAGCTTTCCGGCAAGCGGCCGACAGGTTATGTGGCGCCGTGGTGGGAGTTTTCCAATGTCACCAACGAACTGCTGCTGGAACGCGGCATCAAGTATGACCACTCCCTGATGCACAACGACTTTACGCCCTATTACGTCCGGGTCGGCGATAGCTGGACGAAGATCGACTATTCGAAAAAGCCCGACGACTGGATGATCCCGCTGAAGCGGGGCCATGAAACGGACCTTATCGAAATTCCGGCCTCGTGGTATCTCGACGATCTGCCGCCGATGATGTTCATCAAGAAGGCGCCCAACAGCCACGGCTTCGTCAATCCGCACGATATCGAACAGATGTGGCGCGACCAGTTCGACTGGGTCTATCGCGAGATGGACTATGCCGTGTTCCCGATCACCATCCACCCAGACGTGGCCGGCCGGCCGCAGGTGCTGATGATGCTGGAGAGGCTTTTCGCGCACATGAGCAGCCACGAGGGCGTGAAATTCGTGACGATGAACGAAATCGCCGACGATTTCGCGGCGCGTTTCCCGCGCAAAAAGTAAGGTGAAGAACGGCAGGCCGAAAGGTCTGCCGTTTCACTTGGAAAGGAATGAGCCATGTGTTCGCTGTGCGGCATTCTGGGAGGCATTGAACACTGGGCCGATGCGGTGGCCCGGCCCGGCGTCTACACGCGCAATGTCGAGCGCATCGATCGCAGGCGCGAGCGTGCCAACCGGGTGCGCATTGCCAACCGGGTGCTGTCGGCCTTCGGCCTGTCATTGACCGATTGGCAGGGCAGTGCGTTTCTTCTGTCCACCCGCACGGGCAAGACCGAGATCATCGAGGATCTCGGGCATCTCTGGCCTGCCGCCGAGCGTTTGTGCGGGCGGGGGCTCGATCCACTGGACGAACCGTTTCTGAACCGGCTGGAGGCCGAGGCGCGTGGCTGAGACATCCTTTCCGGCGATGACGCCCGTGACCCTCATCACCGGATTTCTCGGGTCGGGAAAAACCACGTTGCTGAAGAGGCTTCTTGACGATCCGGCTCTGTCAGACACGGCCGTCCTCATCAACGAGTTCGGCGAGGTCGGGCTCGATCATCATCTGCTCGAGCGTCTTGACGACACAATGGTGCTGTTGCAATCGGGGTGCCTGTGCTGCACCATCCGTGGTGATCTGGCGGATGCCTTGCGCGATCTCCTGTCGCGGCGCGAGCGCGGTCTGGTGCCGCCGTTCCGGCGGGTGGTGATCGAAAGCACGGGGCTCGCCGATCCATTTCCCGTCCTGTCGACCCTCAGGTCCGACCCGGTGCTGCGCCACCATTTCAAGGCCGCCAACGTCATCACCGCCCTCGATGCCGTCAACGGTCTGAGGCAGTTGGACACCTACGGCGAATCCGTGCGCCAGGTGGCGATTGCCGATGTGCTCGTGCTGACGAAGACGGATATCGCCAATGAGCCCGACGTGTTGCAGATAACCGAGGCGGTGCGGCGGCTCAATCCGGACGCGCCGATGATCCGGGCATCCGACACGCTCGACGCCGACACGCTGTTGAACGGCATCGCCCGCGAGCAGGCGAGCGGATTTTACTGCGATGAACCGGTGGATATCGCGAATGCGTCATCGCCCCACGGAGCGGCCATCCGCTCTTTCGTGATCACGATGGAAACCACCGTCGACTGGACTGCCTTCGGCATCTGGCTGACCATGCTGCTCCACCGCCACGGCGACAAAATCCTGCGCGTGAAAGGCATTCTCAATGTCGAGGGAGAGGCGTTTCCGGTGGCGATCCACGGGGTCCAGTATCTCGTCCATATTCCGGTCCATATGGCATCATGGCCATCCACAGACCGCCGGTCGCGCATCGTTTTTATCGTTGATGGCATCGAACCGGCCCTGATCGAGCGCTCCTTTACAACGTTCAACACGCTCGGCGTTTCCAGCCCAGCTCTCAAGCTGGTCGAGGAGGCCTGATTGACGCGTAAAATCTCATCCCGTTCCGGTCTGGCCACGCCAGCGCTTCATACGCAAGGACGGATCAAGCTGAGGATTCTCGGCACGGCGATCTCGCTGCTGGAAGAATTGCGCGTCGGCGCCGAGAAGGATCTCGGCATGGATATCGAATACGACAACCAGGACTTCCTGACCGCCCAGCACAAGGCGGCGCTGGAGCCGATGACCTACGACATCTACGATCAGTGCTTCCACAATCTCGATATCGTCTGGTACTGGCGCGCGGTGCAACCGATCGATATCGACCGCATCACGCTGTGGGACGAGATCACCGATCTGACCAAAACCGGACGCATCGGCCCCAACGCCCGCATCGGACAGGGCGATGCGCCGGTGACGAAGCTTTTCGTACAGCCCAACCTTGCACTGGACGAAAAGCCGTCGCGCTGGATTTCCATGCTGCCGACCACGCACAATTTCGACAGCTTCGCCTACAAGACGGATGTCGCCAATTCCAACCAGATGACCTCCTGGGCAGCTCTCCTCGATCCGCAATGGCACGGTCACGCGGCACTTGTGAACGAGCCGGCCATCGGCATTTTCGACGCGGCATTGGCCGCCCAGGCGGCAGGACTGATGACGTTCAAGAACCTCGGCAACATGTCGGTGGAAGAGATCGACCGGCTGCTGGATATTCTGGAAGAGCGGAAGAAATCCGGTTTCTTCAAGGGGTTCTGGCGCTCGGCGGAAGAGGCTGCCAACCTGATGACC
This genomic interval carries:
- a CDS encoding ABC transporter permease — protein: MTIIAETTSTAPPAIAAKKASDKTLWLLLPGVLWMLLFLVVPMLMMVYVSFWTQTTFKISPILTVQSWVTFFTSETYLSALWTTVRIWLIVLVATLLVGYPAALYVGLFVRNKTVQTALLVLCVIPFWTSFLIRVLAWRPMLGKEGAINLILQALGVIDTPIEVLLFSELSVIIGMTQIYCVFMVGPIAFMMGRIDQSVIEAAQDMGAGFWRIFRTIILPLTMPGVVVGAIFVSVMVLGEFATAAALSGRKVNLLGNIIVTQVGSLKWAFAAVVGVVLTILMGIVVAALLRIVDLRKAL
- a CDS encoding ABC transporter permease, which codes for MNSSGTKFALGVYTGLFLVFLYAPMVVLGILSFQTGPEGGPQFPIIEWSTYWYQHLFGFTPPSRIAPLPINEALFRSLALSVMTMIVSTVLGVSSAQAFRRKFKGSGVAFYLIVLGMMVPGVLVGLGMALVANVLGIDRHWWGTAFVLHVVYTYPFAFLVMLAILNRFDPSVEEAAWSLGVSPIKTFRKITFPLIFPGVLSAMLFAFTLSYDEFSRTLFASGRDLTLPLAIYGTFSVEVHPNVFAFGVLTTIFSFALLGVYAALMTLSIRRAKRIAIQEEA
- a CDS encoding SDR family NAD(P)-dependent oxidoreductase is translated as MMSSAMVPSAIVTGAGSGIGRAIAHRLASDGYAVVVNDLKIEAAQGVTDEISAAGGKAKAVAGDVSSEADTAAIHKAGVDAFGDTTLLVNCAGIVHQALFENLHVDDFDRMFAVHVRGTFLMTKLVLPAMLTARSGVIINIASQLGQIGGIELSHYAAAKSAIIGLTKSLAREVSSRGVRVNAVAPGPINTPLVRALSEDWQARKAAELPLGRFGEPEEVAATVSFLASPAASLFVGQTLGPNSGDVML
- a CDS encoding SDR family NAD(P)-dependent oxidoreductase, producing the protein MTATSRIVLITGAGIGIGHSTAKAFATLGDHVVVTDVLEAEGKATVAAIEAAGGSAEFAHLDVRSTAAVDTLVADVEARHGRIDVIVANAGIAHKSPLDVLTDEKWELTFDIDLKGIFRVVRAAAPGMKARKSGAVIALSSIMGTSYGWDEHVHYSAAKAGVVGLVRGLAVELARDGIRVNGMAPGYIRTAQLLSEENSLGAAGAERAGEFIPMGRIGEPEEIADVITFLASHGARYMTGQVLVVDGGLLVGRY
- a CDS encoding ABC transporter substrate-binding protein yields the protein MTISMEMNRRSLLKRSAGAMALAMGGGTHFLSSSAAYAQASLASQELRTVGLSVTVQERILADFKKASGVGSTSGTAATFPDAQTRILSGSKDYDVWETIGERLPSVVMTDNAEPIETSALKNWSNIRDIFTKADPKFDPKAQIVGQIWTDENQTSLWMVPTVFNFDSIGYNPEVLSDEEANSWTAIFDSKYKGKSGLNTDPLTAFGQAVMAMNTLGLSDVKNPGNPTAAEMDEAAKFLISKKKEGQFRALWGDFGELVNFLASGEIVVCDAWQPAVMAVKAQGKACKYAIPKEGYRGWSIGNTMLKGTPNKEAVIAYSDYWLSGEPGITVSEQGYYSPTTNIKDVMAPEKYAFWYEGKPWVGAAERGIKEGDLRDGGSLETRAANVAYWHQWPDEYDHLIQKWDEFLSA
- a CDS encoding ABC transporter ATP-binding protein encodes the protein MIHDLELYQVGKVYDNGTPAVIDFNLAVNKGEFIAFLGPSGCGKTTTLRMIAGFESISSGNMMIKGVRMNDISPAQRPTSMIFQNYALFPHMTVRNNVGYGLDVKGMAKAERNAKVDRILATLGLEDIAENKPDKLSGGQRQRIALARGLVVEPDILLLDEPLGALDANLRKTIQNELKLLQKTLGVTFVFVTHAQSEALALSDRIVVMNQGRVEQISPPHQLYTRPNTPFVAQFIGRNTIFKGAVGGKNAGHTVVNTPFGVLTGDANGEMADGANASVVIPAEAIEVHASASGRREEISRLSGGNVIDAKIRRFDVVGHISHLQVALPDGRMLSLEAHVDKYPPGAFPVDADVTLAWKPERATVIPAH
- a CDS encoding polysaccharide deacetylase family protein, whose product is MAKEIFCSFGIDVDAVAGWLGSYGGEDSPDDISRGLFAGEVGSPRLLKLFDRFGIKTTWFIPGHSIETFPEQMQAVADAGHEIGIHGYTHENPIAMTREQEIQVLDKCIELVTKLSGKRPTGYVAPWWEFSNVTNELLLERGIKYDHSLMHNDFTPYYVRVGDSWTKIDYSKKPDDWMIPLKRGHETDLIEIPASWYLDDLPPMMFIKKAPNSHGFVNPHDIEQMWRDQFDWVYREMDYAVFPITIHPDVAGRPQVLMMLERLFAHMSSHEGVKFVTMNEIADDFAARFPRKK
- a CDS encoding CobW family GTP-binding protein; protein product: MTPVTLITGFLGSGKTTLLKRLLDDPALSDTAVLINEFGEVGLDHHLLERLDDTMVLLQSGCLCCTIRGDLADALRDLLSRRERGLVPPFRRVVIESTGLADPFPVLSTLRSDPVLRHHFKAANVITALDAVNGLRQLDTYGESVRQVAIADVLVLTKTDIANEPDVLQITEAVRRLNPDAPMIRASDTLDADTLLNGIAREQASGFYCDEPVDIANASSPHGAAIRSFVITMETTVDWTAFGIWLTMLLHRHGDKILRVKGILNVEGEAFPVAIHGVQYLVHIPVHMASWPSTDRRSRIVFIVDGIEPALIERSFTTFNTLGVSSPALKLVEEA
- a CDS encoding ABC transporter substrate-binding protein codes for the protein MTRKISSRSGLATPALHTQGRIKLRILGTAISLLEELRVGAEKDLGMDIEYDNQDFLTAQHKAALEPMTYDIYDQCFHNLDIVWYWRAVQPIDIDRITLWDEITDLTKTGRIGPNARIGQGDAPVTKLFVQPNLALDEKPSRWISMLPTTHNFDSFAYKTDVANSNQMTSWAALLDPQWHGHAALVNEPAIGIFDAALAAQAAGLMTFKNLGNMSVEEIDRLLDILEERKKSGFFKGFWRSAEEAANLMTRADTQIQSMWSLGISKLNLRGVPVELANPAEGYRAWHGGLCLSKRLSGRMLDAAYEYLNWWISGWPGAVVARQGYYMSTPHRSRPHMTPAEWDYWYEGMPAATDLPGPDGITRIKAGAVRSGGSYWQRSNSIAVWNTTMDEHNYLVRRWMQFAAA